The region ATCGTGCTTATTCTGACAAACTGTTGATAGCGACATCTGACGGGATTCGGCTTGCATTCAGAGCCCGACAATATTGGCAGGAATTTGAAATGGCGACAGACGAGACCACGCAGGACGAAACCCACACCCCGGATGGCCGCAGGCTCAGATCTGAACGCAACAAGCAGAAGATCGTCACCGCGATGATGGAACTGGTGCGCGAGGGAGACTACGACCCGAGTGTAGCCAGCATTGCAGAACGGGCCGGCGTGGGCCTGCGGACCGTGTTCCGCCATTTCGACGATGTCGACACGCTCTACCGCGAGATGTCCGGCCAGATGGAAGCCCGCATCCTGCCCGAGATCGCGAAGCCGCTGACCGAGGAAACCTGGCAAGCCCAGGTCAAGGAGATGATGGAGCGCCGCATCCGCATCTTCGAAGACATCATGCCCCTCCGGATCTGCGCGCGGGTCAGACGCTTCCGGTCAGACTTCCTCATGGCTAACCACAAGAGGTTTGTCGCGCATGAGACGGCCGCCCTTTCCCTCGCGCTTCCCAAGGAAGTGCTGGACAACGAACCGCTGAAACTGGCGTTCGACGTGGCGCTGAGCTTCGACACCTGGCGCCGCCTTCGCCAGGATCAGGAATTCTCCCGGACCAAAGCCACCGCTACGCTCGAAGCCATGCTGGATGCCCTTATCGCAGCAGCGGAATGAACCTGACGCGCCTGCTCTTCCTGTCGGCTTTGTTGGCCCCCTTTCTGGCTGCGGCCTGCGACGGCCCGGCTGAGCAGACCAGCCTGTCGGAATCCTGCGGGCTCGCCTCCGACGCCCTCGATCAGTTCATTCCATTTGCGTCCGGGTCCTACGAAAAAGGGAAAGACCCGGTCTACCGCGAAGAATCCCCGACCCTGACGCTGCACATCGATGCATTCGAGCTGCTCTCCCATGAAGTGACGAATGCGGAATTTGCCCGCTTCGTCGACGAGACCGGCTATGTCACGGATGCGGAGAAAAGTGCCGAAGCGGGCGGAGAAGCCGCTGGATCCGCGGTGTTCCAATCCGCAGAGGGCTCCGTAGGCAAATATCCGTGGAAGCTGGTTCCGGGCGCCACTTGGTCATCACCGGAAGGGCCAGGATCGGACATCGCCGGCCGCGCACTGCACCCCGTCGTTCATGTGTCCCTGGCCGACGCCCAGGCTTACGCGGCTTGGGCCGGGGGCCGGCTGCCAACGGAGGCGGAATGGGAATACGCCGCGTCCCGCGGCTTGCCTGACCTGAACCGCGCCAGGTCCGGTGCCTATGACGAGACGGGCCAGCCTGTCGCAAATACCTGGCAGGGCATTTTCCCGGTCAGCAATACCGCCGCCG is a window of Hyphomonas adhaerens MHS-3 DNA encoding:
- a CDS encoding SUMF1/EgtB/PvdO family nonheme iron enzyme, producing MNLTRLLFLSALLAPFLAAACDGPAEQTSLSESCGLASDALDQFIPFASGSYEKGKDPVYREESPTLTLHIDAFELLSHEVTNAEFARFVDETGYVTDAEKSAEAGGEAAGSAVFQSAEGSVGKYPWKLVPGATWSSPEGPGSDIAGRALHPVVHVSLADAQAYAAWAGGRLPTEAEWEYAASRGLPDLNRARSGAYDETGQPVANTWQGIFPVSNTAADGFTGTSPVGCFGPDKSGAFDMIGNVWEWTDTPYGPGTNTIKGGSYLCAENFCRRYRPAARQPEETDFSSNHIGFRIVRDVER
- a CDS encoding TetR/AcrR family transcriptional regulator; amino-acid sequence: MATDETTQDETHTPDGRRLRSERNKQKIVTAMMELVREGDYDPSVASIAERAGVGLRTVFRHFDDVDTLYREMSGQMEARILPEIAKPLTEETWQAQVKEMMERRIRIFEDIMPLRICARVRRFRSDFLMANHKRFVAHETAALSLALPKEVLDNEPLKLAFDVALSFDTWRRLRQDQEFSRTKATATLEAMLDALIAAAE